One genomic window of Falco peregrinus isolate bFalPer1 chromosome 18, bFalPer1.pri, whole genome shotgun sequence includes the following:
- the PSME3 gene encoding proteasome activator complex subunit 3, producing the protein MASLLKVDPEVKLKVDSFRERITSEAEDLVANFFPKKLLELDGFLKEPILNIHDLTQIHSDMNLPVPDPILLTNSHDGLDGPNMKKRKLEDREETFQGTKVFVMPNGMLKSNQQLVDIIEKVKPEIRLLIEKCNTVKMWVQLLIPRIEDGNNFGVSIQEETVAELRTVESEAASYLDQISRYYITRAKLVSKIAKYPHVEDYRRTVTEIDEKEYISLRLIISELRNQYVTLHDMILKNIEKIKRPRSSNAETLY; encoded by the exons atggccTCGCTGCTCAAGGTGGACCCGGAGGTGAAGCTCAAG gttGACTCCTTCAGGGAGCGGATCACGAGTGAG GCTGAAGACCTGGTGGCAAACTTTTTCCCAAAGAAGCTGTTAGAACTCGATGGGTTCCTTAAG GAGCCTATCCTGAATATTCATGATCTCACTCAGATCCATTCGGACATGAACCTCCCAGTGCCTGACCCAATTCTTCTCACGAACAGCCATGATGGACTGGATGGG CCAAAtatgaaaaagaggaagctggAAGACCGCGAAGAGACCTTTCAGG GTACCAAAGTGTTCGTGATGCCCAATGGGATGCTGAAGAGCAACCAGCAGCTGGTGGACATCATTGAGAAAGTGAAACCAGAAATCAGGCTGCTTATCGAGAAGTGTAATACG GTCAAAATGTGGGTGCAGCTCCTCATCCCCAGGATAGAAGATGGAAACAACTTTGGTGTTTCTATTCAG GAGGAAACAGTTGCTGAGCTTCGAACTGTGGAGAGTGAGGCAGCATCCTACCTGGACCAGATTTCTAG ATATTATATCACAAGAGCAAAGTTGGTTTCCAAAATAGCCAAGTACCCTCATGTG GAGGACTACCGCCGCACAGTGACAGAGATCGACGAGAAGGAGTACATTAGCCTGCGCCTGATCATTTCAGAGCTGAGGAATCAATAT GTCACTTTGCATGACATGATCCTTAAAAACATTGAGAAGATCAAGAGGCCTCGGAGCAGCAATGCTGAGACCCTCTATTAA
- the LOC101915227 gene encoding retina-specific copper amine oxidase encodes MNPKLPYVLLVGAAVIIFILSCMLLSRGRQSPSCDSQPHVVEKMGSTSQSLVFADLTPEELAQVVRYLQGNLGVPLVDASRAKPSDNCIASVDLQVPAKAEVLRFLDGGGARPPREALAVLYFGNQPEPNVTEYVVGPLPTPAYHRDVTVQKYGGKVPYHRRPMLGSENEEVGAFLEKVAFAAAPTFLKEVFEYDGTNVAFQIAAPHGFRSGDRKSWFVLFQNVSGFFVHPVGLEVLVDHSSLDISRWAVSKVFYNGQYYRDMIQLESAYVQGRISVEKVKKAPQDGDFSSMKPRAPSAVLFPLQYEPQGPRYSVRDNRVLFQAWSFAFGMSVHRGLRLFDIRHKGERVAYEISVQEALSVYGSNCPGGMSTRYMDGSFGIGHYTSPLVRGVDCPYSATYVDTHSLSGTLRPSKRKASLCIFEQNLGSPLRRHYSNLQSLYYGGLVNSALVVRSIATVGNHNYVWDFIFYQNGAIEGKVQATGYASSSFLHGDGLRYGNRVWEHTLGTIRTHSINYKVDLDVGGVKNSLVAHDMAFEMVRAPWSPEQQIERPRLTKKVLDTEDQAAFRLQSKMPRYIYFAANSKNKWGHQRGYRIQITSFAGDHVPEASSMERAISWARYQLAVTRRKEEEPTSTSIYNQNDPWTPTVAFADFINNETITNEDLVAWITAGFLHIPHSEDIPNTVTVGNAVGFLLRPYNYYDLDPSIYSHDGVFFTSEQDFMACEINPVACLPKTASCLPNFPPFTYDGFQNMSRI; translated from the exons ATGAACCCCAAACTTCCCTACGTTCTCCTGGTCGGGGCTGCCGTGATAATCTTCATTCTCTCCTgcatgctgctgagcagggggaGGCAATCGCCCAGCTGTGATTCCCAGCCCCACGTTGTGGAGAAGATGGGATCCACAAGCCAGAGCCTGGTCTTTGCCGACCTGACGCCCGAAGAGCTGGCGCAGGTGGTGCGGTACCTGCAGGGGAACCTCGGGGTGCCGCTGGTCGACGCCTCGCGTGCGAAACCCTCAGACAACTGCATCGCCTCTGTGGACCTGCAGGTCCCCGCCAAGGCAGAGGTGCTGCGGTTCCTGGATGGCGGGGGGGCCCGACCCCCGCGGGAGGCGCTGGCTGTGCTCTACTTTGGGAACCAGCCGGAGCCCAACGTCACCGAGTACGTGGTGGGTCCGCTGCCGACACCGGCGTATCACCGGGACGTCACGGTGCAGAAGTACGGGGGGAAGGTGCCGTATCACCGCAGACCGATGCTGGGCAGTGAGAACGAGGAGGTGGGAGCGTTCTTAGAGAAGGTGGCGTTTGCTGCAGCCCCGACCTTCCTGAAAGAAGTCTTTGAGTATGACGGCACCAACGTGGCATTTCAGATCGCAGCTCCTCACGGGTTCCGGTCTGGAGACCGTAAgtcctggtttgttttgtttcagaacgTGAGTGGGTTCTTCGTGCACCCGGtggggctggaggtgctggtggacCACAGCAGCCTGGACATCTCCCGGTGGGCGGTGAGCAAGGTCTTCTACAATGGGCAGTACTACAGGGACATGATTCAGCTGGAGAGCGCCTACGTGCAAGGTCGCATCAGCGTGGAGAAGGTGAAGAAGGCACCACAGGACGGGGACTTCTCGTCCATGAAGCCCCGTGCGCCTTCGGCCGTGCTGTTCCCTTTGCAGTACGAGCCCCAGGGTCCGCGCTACAGCGTCAGGGACAACCGTGTCCTCTTCCAGGCCTGGAGCTTTGCCTTTGGGATGAGCGTGCACAGGGGCCTGCGCCTGTTTGACATCCGACACAAGGGGGAGAGGGTTGCCTATGAAATCAGCGTCCAAGAGGCGTTGTCAGTGTATGGCTCCAACTGCCCTGGAGGGATGTCAACGCGGTACATGGACGGGAGCTTTGGCATCGGGCACTACACCTCCCCCTTGGTGCGAGGCGTGGACTGCCCGTACTCGGCCACCTACGTGGACACACACTCTCTGTCTGGGACCCTGAGGCCCAGCAAAAGAAAGGCTTCCCTCTGCATCTTTGAGCAGAACCTGGGCTCCCCTCTGAGGCGCCACTACTCCAACCTGCAGTCGCTCTACTACGGGGGGCTGGTCAACTCTGCTCTGGTCGTTCGGTCCATCGCGACTGTTGGCAACCACAACTATGTGTGGGACTTCATCTTCTACCAGAATGGGGCCATCGAAGGCAAGGTCCAGGCCACGGGCTATGCGAGTTCATCCTTTCTTCATGGGGATGGCCTGAGATACGGCAATAGGGTTTGGGAGCACACGCTGGGTACGATACGCACCCATTCCATCAACTATAAAGTGGACTTGGACGTGGGAG GGGTGAAGAACTCCCTGGTGGCCCATGACATGGCATTTGAGATGGTGCGGGCTCCCTGGAGCCCAGAGCAGCAGATAGAGCGGCCAAGACTCACCAAGAAAGTCCTGGACACGGAGGACCAGGCTGCATTCCGGCTCCAGTCGAAGATGCCCAGATACATCTACTTTGCAGCCAACAGCAAAAACAAGTGGGGCCACCAGCGTGGTTACAGGATCCAGATCACCAGTTTTGCGGGGGACCACGTCCCTGAAGCCAGCTCCATGGAGAGGGCCATCAGCTGGGCAAG GTACCAGCTGGCCGTCACCCGGCGGAAGGAGGAGGagcccaccagcaccagcatctACAACCAGAATGACCCCTGGACGCCCACCGTCGCCTTCGCTGACTTCATCAACAACGAGACCATCACCAACGAG GACCTGGTTGCCTGGATAACCGCTGGTTTCCTTCACATCCCCCACTCCGAGGATATTCCCAACACTGTGACGGTGGGCAACGCGGTCGGTTTTCTCCTGAGACCCTACAACTACTACGACCTGGACCCCTCCATATACTCGCACGATGGCGTGTTCTTCACCAGTGAGCAGGACTTCATGGCGTGTGAAATCAACCCTGTTGCCTGCCTGCCTAAAACCGCCTCGTGTCTGCCAAACTTTCCCCCGTTCACCTACGACGGTTTCCAAAATATGAGCAGGATTTAA
- the LOC101918169 gene encoding membrane primary amine oxidase-like isoform X2, which produces MNVKTVLILLVLALATIFALVCVLLTRGRAPSTCQHQPPEQDGADDGQSLVFADLTPEELAQVVRYLQGNLGVPLVDASRAKPSDNCIASVDLQVPAKAEVLRFLDGGGARPPREALAVLYFGNQPEPNVTEYVVGPLPTPAYHRDVTVQKYGGKVPYHRRPTLAVEYKQIAGFLKTQVFSAAPSFMHQVMEYDGANLAALSAAPRGFQSGDRKSWFVLFQNVSGFFVHPVGLEVLVDHSSLDISRWAVSKVFYNGQYYRDMIQLESAYVQGRISVEKAWSFAFGMSVHRGLRLFDIRHKGERVAYEISVQEALSVYGSNCPGGMSTRYMDGSFGIGHYTSPLVRGVDCPYLATYRDVHYLAHSQVSRVSKSALCIFEQNLGSPLRRHYSNLQSLYYGGLVNSALVIRSIATIGNYDYVWDFIFYQNGAIEGKVQATGYASSSFLHGDGLRYGNRVWEHTLGTVHTHSINYKVDLDVGGRSGSSFNACCYTGKP; this is translated from the exons ATGAACGTGAAAACTGTGCTGATCCTCCTCGTCCTGGCTTTAGCCACGATATTTGCTTTAGTCTGTGTGTTGCTGACCAGAGGGAGGGcccccagcacctgccagcaccagcccccgGAGCAGGATGGTGCCGATGATGGGCAGAGCCTGGTCTTTGCCGACCTGACGCCCGAAGAGCTGGCGCAGGTGGTGCGGTACCTGCAGGGGAACCTCGGGGTGCCGCTGGTCGACGCCTCGCGTGCGAAACCCTCGGACAACTGCATCGCCTCCGTGGACCTGCAGGTCCCCGCCAAGGCAGAGGTGCTGCGGTTCCTGGATGGCGGGGGGGCCCGACCCCCGCGGGAGGCACTGGCTGTGCTCTACTTTGGGAACCAGCCGGAGCCCAACGTCACCGAGTACGTGGTGGGTCCGCTGCCGACACCGGCGTATCACCGGGACGTCACGGTGCAGAAGTACGGGGGGAAGGTGCCGTATCACCGCAGACCAACGCTGGCTGTTGAATACAAACAGATCGCAGGGTTTTTAAAAACCCAAGTGTTCTCCGCAGCTCCATCTTTCATGCATCAAGTAATGGAGTATGATGGAGCCAATCTAGCAGCCCTGTCGGCGGCTCCACGTGGATTCCAGTCTGGAGACCGTAAgtcctggtttgttttgtttcagaacgTGAGCGGGTTCTTCGTGCACCCGGtggggctggaggtgctggtggacCACAGCAGCCTGGACATCTCCCGGTGGGCGGTGAGCAAGGTCTTCTACAATGGGCAGTACTACAGGGACATGATTCAGCTGGAGAGCGCCTACGTGCAAGGTCGCATCAGCGTGGAGAAG GCCTGGAGCTTTGCCTTTGGGATGAGCGTGCACAGGGGCCTGCGCCTGTTTGACATCCGACACAAGGGGGAGAGGGTTGCCTATGAAATCAGCGTCCAAGAGGCGTTGTCAGTGTATGGCTCCAACTGCCCTGGAGGGATGTCAACGCGGTACATGGACGGGAGCTTTGGCATCGGGCACTACACCTCCCCCTTGGTGCGAGGTGTGGACTGCCCCTATTTAGCAACGTACCGGGACGTGCACTACCTTGCTCATTCCCAGGTCTCTAGAGTTAGTAAAAGTGCCCTCTGCATCTTTGAGCAGAACCTGGGCTCCCCTCTGAGGCGCCACTACTCCAACCTGCAGTCGCTCTACTACGGGGGGCTGGTCAACTCTGCTCTGGTCATTCGGTCCATCGCCACCATCGGCAACTATGACTACGTGTGGGACTTCATCTTCTACCAGAATGGGGCCATCGAAGGCAAGGTCCAGGCCACGGGCTATGCGAGTTCATCCTTTCTCCACGGGGATGGCCTGAGATACGGCAATAGGGTTTGGGAGCACACGCTGGGTACAGTACACACCCATTCCATCAACTATAAAGTGGACTTGGACGTCGGAGGTAGGTCTGGGTCTTCCTTTAATGCCTGTTGTTATACAGGTAAACCCTAG
- the LOC101918169 gene encoding membrane primary amine oxidase-like isoform X1 — MNVKTVLILLVLALATIFALVCVLLTRGRAPSTCQHQPPEQDGADDGQSLVFADLTPEELAQVVRYLQGNLGVPLVDASRAKPSDNCIASVDLQVPAKAEVLRFLDGGGARPPREALAVLYFGNQPEPNVTEYVVGPLPTPAYHRDVTVQKYGGKVPYHRRPTLAVEYKQIAGFLKTQVFSAAPSFMHQNVSGFFVHPVGLEVLVDHSSLDISRWAVSKVFYNGQYYRDMIQLESAYVQGRISVEKVKKAPRDGDFSSMKPRAPSAALFPLQYEPQGPRYSVRDNRVLFQAWSFAFGMSVHRGLRLFDIRHKGERVAYEISVQEALSVYGSNCPGGMSTRYMDGSFGIGHYTSPLVRGVDCPYLATYRDVHYLAHSQVSRVSKSALCIFEQNLGSPLRRHYSNLQSLYYGGLVNSALVIRSIATIGNYDYVWDFIFYQNGAIEGKVQATGYASSSFLHGDGLRYGNRVWEHTLGTVHTHSINYKVDLDVGGRSGSSFNACCYTGKP; from the exons ATGAACGTGAAAACTGTGCTGATCCTCCTCGTCCTGGCTTTAGCCACGATATTTGCTTTAGTCTGTGTGTTGCTGACCAGAGGGAGGGcccccagcacctgccagcaccagcccccgGAGCAGGATGGTGCCGATGATGGGCAGAGCCTGGTCTTTGCCGACCTGACGCCCGAAGAGCTGGCGCAGGTGGTGCGGTACCTGCAGGGGAACCTCGGGGTGCCGCTGGTCGACGCCTCGCGTGCGAAACCCTCGGACAACTGCATCGCCTCCGTGGACCTGCAGGTCCCCGCCAAGGCAGAGGTGCTGCGGTTCCTGGATGGCGGGGGGGCCCGACCCCCGCGGGAGGCACTGGCTGTGCTCTACTTTGGGAACCAGCCGGAGCCCAACGTCACCGAGTACGTGGTGGGTCCGCTGCCGACACCGGCGTATCACCGGGACGTCACGGTGCAGAAGTACGGGGGGAAGGTGCCGTATCACCGCAGACCAACGCTGGCTGTTGAATACAAACAGATCGCAGGGTTTTTAAAAACCCAAGTGTTCTCCGCAGCTCCATCTTTCATGCATCAA aacgTGAGCGGGTTCTTCGTGCACCCGGtggggctggaggtgctggtggacCACAGCAGCCTGGACATCTCCCGGTGGGCGGTGAGCAAGGTCTTCTACAATGGGCAGTACTACAGGGACATGATTCAGCTGGAGAGCGCCTACGTGCAAGGTCGCATCAGCGTGGAGAAGGTGAAGAAGGCGCCGCGGGATGGGGACTTCTCGTCCATGAAGCCCCGTGCGCCTTCAGCCGCACTGTTCCCTTTGCAGTACGAGCCCCAGGGTCCGCGCTACAGCGTCAGGGACAACCGTGTCCTCTTCCAGGCCTGGAGCTTTGCCTTTGGGATGAGCGTGCACAGGGGCCTGCGCCTGTTTGACATCCGACACAAGGGGGAGAGGGTTGCCTATGAAATCAGCGTCCAAGAGGCGTTGTCAGTGTATGGCTCCAACTGCCCTGGAGGGATGTCAACGCGGTACATGGACGGGAGCTTTGGCATCGGGCACTACACCTCCCCCTTGGTGCGAGGTGTGGACTGCCCCTATTTAGCAACGTACCGGGACGTGCACTACCTTGCTCATTCCCAGGTCTCTAGAGTTAGTAAAAGTGCCCTCTGCATCTTTGAGCAGAACCTGGGCTCCCCTCTGAGGCGCCACTACTCCAACCTGCAGTCGCTCTACTACGGGGGGCTGGTCAACTCTGCTCTGGTCATTCGGTCCATCGCCACCATCGGCAACTATGACTACGTGTGGGACTTCATCTTCTACCAGAATGGGGCCATCGAAGGCAAGGTCCAGGCCACGGGCTATGCGAGTTCATCCTTTCTCCACGGGGATGGCCTGAGATACGGCAATAGGGTTTGGGAGCACACGCTGGGTACAGTACACACCCATTCCATCAACTATAAAGTGGACTTGGACGTCGGAGGTAGGTCTGGGTCTTCCTTTAATGCCTGTTGTTATACAGGTAAACCCTAG